In a single window of the Anaerotruncus rubiinfantis genome:
- a CDS encoding manganese efflux pump MntP produces MGTITLFLLALGLSMDAFAVSISNGMCYRNFHRRQAVASSFAFGLFQMLMPIAGFFAGRTFSDAISSLDHWIALILLGFIGGKMVFDGIQDLRNPEACDPSRSFDGRTLLLQAVATSIDALAVGISFAVMQVNILLAAGFIGVVTFSCCLVGAVLGKRFGLLLGTRAEIFGGIILVGIGLKIFIEHMLG; encoded by the coding sequence ATGGGAACCATCACGCTGTTTCTGCTGGCCCTCGGGCTTTCAATGGACGCATTTGCCGTCTCGATTTCAAACGGAATGTGTTACCGCAATTTCCACCGCAGGCAGGCGGTCGCCTCCTCGTTCGCGTTCGGGCTGTTCCAAATGCTCATGCCGATCGCCGGCTTCTTTGCCGGGCGCACTTTCAGTGACGCGATCAGTTCGCTCGACCACTGGATCGCGCTCATCCTGCTCGGTTTCATCGGCGGCAAGATGGTCTTTGACGGCATCCAGGACCTGCGAAACCCGGAAGCCTGCGATCCCTCCCGCTCGTTCGATGGGCGCACCTTGCTTTTACAGGCGGTCGCCACCAGTATCGACGCGCTCGCGGTCGGCATCAGTTTTGCGGTCATGCAGGTGAACATCCTGCTGGCCGCCGGATTCATCGGGGTGGTCACCTTCTCCTGCTGCCTCGTCGGCGCGGTGCTCGGCAAACGGTTTGGGCTGCTGCTTGGCACCCGGGCGGAGATCTTTGGCGGAATCATCCTGGTGGGGATCGGGCTCAAAATTTTCATTGAGCACATGCTCGGCTGA